A window from Pseudomonas frederiksbergensis encodes these proteins:
- a CDS encoding efflux RND transporter permease subunit — translation MGNIKQETMPVIRDLRDFDRHSGNLLERLVFNYRPLFMLLMALATVVLGYMAATRLELRPSFEKMIPQSQPYIQNFLENRQSLRGLGNSVRVVVENTQGDIFDPGYLDVLKQVNDKLFLTEGVDRAWMKSLWSPAVRWTEVTEEGFQGGPVMPDTYEGKPEQIEQLRQNISRAGIVGSLVASDYKSSMLIVPLLDKATASGQRIDYHAFSQMLEEQLRDKIEFAGDSAARKAGEEGKGQYKVRVIGFAKLMGDLIDGLIQVMMFFGLAVVTSLIIIYAYTRCVRSTLLVVGCSLIAVVWQLGIVAWLGYAIDPYSVLVPFLIFAIGVSHAAQKMNGIMQDIARGTHRLIAARYTFRRLFIAGVTALLADAVGFAVLMLIDIPVIRDLAITASIGVAVLIFTSLLLMPVALSYVGVGAKAAERALKIDTRAEGHKGFGKLWDLLDRFTTRKWATGAVLVAMLMGIGGFMVSLQLKIGDLESGAPELRADSRYNRDNAYITSHYALSSDLFAVMIKTAPEGCLNYKTLVLADRLAWELQQYPGVQATASLVNAVRQITAGTYEGNPKLNSIQRNQDVLNYAAQQASVNSPELFNTDCSLMPVITFLKDHKAETLDAVVGIAEKFARENNSEDRQFLLAAGSAGIEAATNIVVREANRTMLLYVYAAVTLFCLITFRSWRATLVALLPLVLTSILCEALMVAMGIGVKVATLPVIALGVGIGVDYALYLLSVQLHYQRQGLPLSQAYRNAVSFTGRVVGLVGITLAAGVVCWVWSPIKFQADMGILLTFMFLWNMLGALVLIPALSYFLLRHPVLQAHVAQAAETDTSQRQGMPHALTTSE, via the coding sequence ATGGGCAATATCAAACAAGAAACCATGCCGGTAATCCGCGATCTGCGGGATTTCGACCGCCATTCCGGCAACCTGCTGGAGCGGTTGGTGTTCAACTACCGCCCGTTGTTCATGCTGCTGATGGCGCTGGCCACCGTGGTGTTGGGCTACATGGCCGCAACGCGTCTGGAGCTTCGCCCCAGCTTCGAAAAAATGATTCCGCAGAGTCAGCCGTACATCCAGAACTTCCTGGAAAACCGCCAGTCGCTGCGCGGTTTGGGCAACTCGGTCCGGGTGGTGGTGGAGAACACCCAGGGCGATATTTTCGACCCCGGTTACCTGGACGTGCTCAAGCAGGTCAATGACAAGTTGTTCCTCACCGAAGGCGTCGACCGCGCCTGGATGAAGTCGTTGTGGAGCCCGGCGGTGCGCTGGACCGAAGTCACCGAGGAAGGGTTCCAGGGTGGCCCGGTGATGCCCGATACCTATGAGGGCAAGCCTGAGCAAATAGAACAGCTGCGCCAGAACATTTCCCGCGCCGGTATCGTCGGCAGCCTGGTGGCCAGCGACTACAAATCGAGCATGCTGATCGTGCCACTGCTGGACAAGGCCACGGCCAGCGGTCAGCGCATCGACTACCACGCCTTTTCGCAGATGCTCGAAGAGCAGTTGCGCGACAAGATCGAGTTCGCCGGCGACAGCGCTGCACGCAAGGCCGGGGAGGAGGGCAAGGGCCAGTACAAAGTCCGGGTGATCGGTTTCGCCAAACTGATGGGCGACCTGATCGACGGCTTGATCCAGGTAATGATGTTCTTCGGCCTGGCCGTGGTCACGTCGCTGATCATCATCTACGCCTATACCCGTTGCGTGCGCAGCACCTTGCTGGTGGTCGGCTGCTCGTTGATCGCGGTGGTCTGGCAACTGGGCATCGTCGCCTGGTTGGGCTATGCCATCGATCCGTACTCGGTGCTGGTGCCGTTCCTGATCTTCGCCATCGGTGTGTCCCACGCGGCGCAGAAGATGAACGGGATCATGCAAGACATCGCCCGCGGCACCCACAGGCTGATCGCCGCACGCTACACCTTTCGCCGCCTGTTCATTGCCGGCGTCACCGCGCTGCTGGCCGACGCCGTCGGGTTCGCGGTGCTGATGCTGATCGATATTCCAGTGATCCGCGACCTGGCGATCACCGCCAGTATCGGTGTGGCGGTGCTGATTTTCACCTCGCTGTTGCTGATGCCGGTGGCGCTGTCTTATGTCGGCGTCGGCGCCAAGGCTGCCGAGCGTGCGCTGAAAATCGACACCCGCGCAGAGGGGCACAAAGGCTTCGGCAAACTGTGGGACTTGCTCGACCGTTTCACCACGCGCAAGTGGGCCACGGGGGCGGTATTGGTCGCGATGCTGATGGGCATCGGCGGCTTCATGGTCAGTTTGCAGCTGAAGATCGGCGACCTGGAAAGTGGCGCGCCGGAGTTGCGTGCCGACTCGCGCTATAACCGTGACAACGCCTACATCACCAGCCACTACGCGCTGTCCAGCGACCTGTTCGCGGTGATGATCAAGACTGCGCCAGAAGGCTGCTTGAACTACAAGACGCTGGTCCTCGCTGACCGCCTGGCCTGGGAACTGCAGCAGTATCCGGGCGTACAGGCCACGGCGTCGTTGGTCAACGCGGTGCGCCAAATCACCGCCGGCACCTACGAAGGCAACCCCAAGCTCAACAGCATCCAGCGCAATCAGGACGTGCTGAACTACGCCGCACAGCAAGCCTCGGTCAACTCCCCGGAGTTGTTCAACACCGACTGTTCGCTGATGCCGGTGATCACCTTCCTCAAGGACCACAAGGCCGAGACCCTGGATGCCGTGGTGGGCATTGCCGAAAAATTCGCTCGCGAGAACAACAGCGAAGATCGGCAGTTCCTGCTGGCGGCCGGGTCGGCCGGGATTGAGGCGGCGACCAACATCGTGGTGCGCGAGGCCAATCGCACCATGCTGCTTTACGTCTATGCGGCGGTGACGCTGTTCTGCCTGATCACCTTCCGCAGCTGGCGCGCGACCCTGGTCGCCCTGTTGCCACTGGTCCTGACCTCGATCCTTTGCGAGGCGTTGATGGTGGCCATGGGCATTGGCGTGAAAGTCGCGACCCTGCCGGTGATCGCATTGGGCGTGGGCATTGGCGTGGATTACGCGTTGTACCTGCTCAGCGTGCAGTTGCATTACCAGCGTCAGGGCCTGCCGCTGTCTCAGGCGTACCGCAACGCCGTGTCGTTTACCGGCCGGGTCGTGGGCCTGGTGGGCATCACTTTGGCGGCGGGCGTGGTGTGCTGGGTCTGGTCGCCGATCAAGTTCCAGGCCGACATGGGCATCCTGCTGACCTTCATGTTCCTGTGGAACATGCTTGGCGCGCTGGTGTTGATTCCTGCCCTGTCGTACTTCCTGCTGCGTCACCCCGTTTTGCAAGCTCACGTGGCGCAAGCCGCTGAAACCGACACCTCTCAACGCCAGGGTATGCCCCATGCCCTGACCACTTCCGAGTAA
- a CDS encoding WD40/YVTN/BNR-like repeat-containing protein produces MCSYKNYLQVAFGVVLGLLQGVTHAADYVDVLDLPARVSALAINSPLSGMARAGERVIAVGQRGHILFSDDSGKHWQQAVVPVSADLNAVSFPSATQGWAVGGDGVVLHSNDAGATWRKQLDGREIGALLVKHYGALASAEPGNEQWPLLVAEGERLVAQGADKPLLDVWFANERLGYVVGVFNLILRTEDGGQSWTPFQDRTNNPQGFHLNAIASTGDALYIAGEQGLLLKWDDAQQRFAAVQTPYQGSFFGVLGKPGEVLVYGLRGNVLRSTDGGLSWTPQDSGLRVSITAGIVDAQGDYRLFTQGGQMLVSQGGGAQMHWLQQAEPVPVTGVTRAANGALVVVGSRGARTLSVDKPSNP; encoded by the coding sequence ATGTGTTCGTATAAGAATTATTTGCAGGTGGCGTTTGGTGTGGTGCTCGGCCTGTTGCAGGGCGTCACCCACGCGGCCGATTACGTCGATGTGCTGGACCTGCCCGCCAGAGTCAGTGCCTTGGCCATCAACAGTCCGTTGTCCGGCATGGCCCGCGCCGGTGAGCGGGTGATCGCCGTCGGTCAGCGTGGCCATATTCTGTTTTCCGATGATTCCGGTAAGCACTGGCAGCAGGCCGTGGTGCCGGTCAGTGCTGACCTCAATGCCGTGAGTTTTCCTTCCGCGACCCAAGGCTGGGCGGTGGGCGGCGACGGTGTGGTGTTGCACAGCAACGATGCGGGCGCGACCTGGCGCAAGCAACTGGACGGTCGCGAGATCGGGGCCTTGCTGGTCAAGCATTACGGTGCGTTGGCCAGTGCAGAACCGGGCAACGAACAATGGCCGCTGCTGGTCGCCGAAGGTGAGCGCCTGGTGGCGCAAGGCGCCGACAAACCGTTGCTCGATGTCTGGTTCGCCAACGAGCGCCTCGGCTATGTGGTCGGGGTGTTCAACCTGATCCTGCGCACCGAGGATGGCGGCCAGAGCTGGACACCGTTTCAGGACCGCACCAACAACCCGCAGGGTTTTCACCTCAACGCCATCGCCTCCACCGGGGATGCGCTGTACATCGCCGGCGAGCAGGGCTTGTTGCTGAAATGGGATGACGCCCAACAGCGTTTCGCCGCCGTGCAGACACCTTATCAGGGCAGTTTTTTCGGGGTGCTCGGCAAACCCGGGGAAGTCCTCGTCTACGGCTTGCGCGGCAATGTGCTGCGCAGCACCGATGGCGGCCTCAGCTGGACCCCGCAGGACAGTGGCCTGCGCGTCAGCATCACTGCCGGAATCGTCGATGCCCAGGGTGATTACCGCCTGTTCACTCAGGGCGGGCAGATGCTGGTGAGCCAGGGGGGCGGTGCGCAAATGCACTGGTTGCAGCAAGCCGAACCAGTCCCGGTGACGGGCGTCACGCGTGCCGCCAACGGTGCGCTGGTAGTGGTTGGCAGCCGTGGTGCACGGACGCTGTCCGTTGACAAGCCCTCGAACCCTTAG
- the arcC gene encoding carbamate kinase, giving the protein MRIVVALGGNALLRRGEPMTSDNQRANIRIATEQIAKIHPGNQLVIAHGNGPQVGLLSLQAAAYTSVSPYPLDVLGAETEGMIGYIIEQELGNLLDFEVPFATLLTQVEVDANDPAFQNPTKPIGPVYTKAEAEQLAAEKGWAIAPDGDKFRRVVASPRPKRIFEIRPIKWLLEKDSIVICAGGGGIPTMYGASGKLQGVEAVIDKDLCSALLAEQLESDLLVIATDVNAAYIDFGKPTQKAIAQAHPDEMEKLGFAAGSMGPKVQAACEFARHTGKVAVIGSLADIEAIVQGTAGTRISTKASGITYL; this is encoded by the coding sequence ATGCGTATCGTCGTTGCTCTGGGTGGTAACGCCCTGCTCCGCCGTGGTGAACCCATGACCTCGGACAATCAGCGCGCCAACATCCGGATCGCCACCGAACAGATCGCCAAGATTCATCCTGGCAATCAACTGGTCATCGCCCATGGCAATGGTCCGCAGGTCGGCCTGTTGTCGCTGCAAGCCGCGGCCTACACCTCGGTTTCGCCGTATCCGCTGGACGTGCTGGGTGCCGAAACCGAAGGGATGATCGGCTACATCATCGAACAGGAACTGGGCAACCTGCTGGACTTCGAAGTGCCCTTCGCCACCCTGCTCACTCAAGTCGAAGTCGATGCCAATGACCCGGCGTTCCAGAACCCTACCAAACCCATTGGCCCGGTCTACACCAAGGCTGAGGCGGAACAACTCGCGGCCGAAAAAGGCTGGGCGATTGCCCCGGACGGTGACAAGTTCCGTCGCGTAGTCGCCAGCCCAAGACCCAAGCGTATTTTTGAAATTCGCCCGATCAAGTGGCTGCTGGAAAAAGACAGTATTGTGATTTGCGCGGGGGGGGGCGGCATCCCGACGATGTACGGCGCCAGCGGCAAACTGCAGGGCGTGGAAGCGGTGATCGACAAAGACCTGTGCTCGGCGCTGCTGGCTGAACAGCTGGAAAGCGATCTGCTGGTGATCGCCACCGACGTCAATGCCGCCTACATCGATTTCGGCAAACCCACCCAGAAAGCCATCGCTCAGGCTCACCCCGACGAAATGGAAAAACTCGGCTTTGCGGCTGGGTCCATGGGGCCGAAAGTCCAGGCCGCCTGCGAGTTCGCCCGCCATACCGGCAAAGTCGCGGTAATCGGTTCACTCGCGGACATCGAGGCTATCGTTCAGGGCACAGCGGGCACCCGTATCAGCACCAAGGCATCTGGCATTACCTATTTGTGA
- a CDS encoding DUF1329 domain-containing protein — protein sequence MKFAKTVLAASLAMVLAAQAQAAVSPQEAAKLGSSLTLVGAEKAGNADGSIPAYEGGLTTPPASFKSGDSMRPDPFANEKPLLVIDGKNVDQYKGLLSATTAELAKRFPSFHVNVYPTHRTVSLPKAILDNGVKNASGAKSLEGGLAIDNVLPGVPFPIPQSGNEAMWNFLLRYQGVSINSKYDSWNVDSAGVPSLATTGQAFISYPIYENLAQPISSADVYYQMKLSYTGPARRAGEAVMLKDAANPLQQPRRAWQYLPGQRRVKLAPNLAYDTPNPGTAGAGTYDDVFVFNGALDRYDWKLVGKQEMIVPYNTYKLTYAQDPKSLTTANHLAPDYVRWEKHRVWVVEGNLKAGARHIYQKRRFYLDEDSWTALASDQYDARGQLYRGSFAFLSQSYDKQIPDSTPFMIYDLVGGSYNINGVVGPYGGIKYIDPLSKAQWSSESLAGSGIR from the coding sequence ATGAAATTCGCAAAAACCGTGTTGGCCGCTTCGCTGGCCATGGTCCTTGCCGCCCAGGCACAGGCCGCTGTTTCACCTCAGGAGGCTGCCAAATTGGGCAGCAGCCTGACCCTGGTGGGCGCCGAGAAGGCCGGGAACGCTGATGGTTCCATCCCCGCCTATGAGGGTGGCTTGACTACGCCGCCGGCCAGTTTCAAATCCGGTGACAGCATGCGCCCGGATCCCTTCGCCAACGAAAAACCATTGCTGGTGATCGACGGCAAAAACGTCGATCAGTACAAGGGCTTGCTCAGTGCAACCACGGCGGAACTGGCCAAACGTTTCCCGAGTTTCCACGTCAATGTCTACCCGACCCACCGCACCGTTTCGCTGCCCAAAGCCATCCTCGATAACGGCGTGAAGAATGCCAGCGGCGCCAAGTCCCTCGAAGGCGGTCTGGCCATCGATAACGTGCTGCCGGGCGTGCCGTTCCCGATCCCGCAGTCGGGCAACGAAGCAATGTGGAACTTCCTGCTGCGCTATCAAGGCGTGAGCATCAACTCCAAGTACGACTCCTGGAACGTCGACTCCGCCGGCGTGCCGAGCCTGGCGACCACCGGCCAGGCGTTCATTTCCTACCCGATCTACGAAAACCTCGCGCAGCCGATCAGCAGCGCTGACGTGTACTACCAGATGAAGCTGTCCTACACCGGCCCTGCGCGCCGGGCCGGTGAAGCGGTGATGCTCAAGGACGCCGCCAACCCGCTGCAACAGCCGCGTCGCGCCTGGCAATACCTGCCTGGCCAGCGTCGGGTCAAGCTGGCGCCGAACCTGGCTTACGACACGCCTAACCCCGGCACCGCCGGCGCGGGCACCTACGACGATGTTTTCGTGTTCAACGGTGCACTGGATCGCTACGACTGGAAGCTGGTGGGCAAGCAGGAAATGATCGTGCCCTACAACACCTACAAGCTGACCTACGCCCAGGATCCCAAGTCGCTGACCACCGCCAATCACCTGGCTCCCGATTACGTGCGTTGGGAGAAACATCGCGTGTGGGTCGTGGAAGGCAACCTCAAGGCCGGCGCCCGACACATCTATCAGAAGCGCCGCTTCTACCTCGATGAAGACAGCTGGACCGCTCTGGCTTCTGATCAATACGACGCCCGTGGTCAGCTGTACCGTGGCTCTTTCGCATTCCTCAGCCAGAGCTACGACAAGCAGATCCCGGATTCCACGCCCTTCATGATCTACGACTTGGTAGGAGGCTCGTACAACATCAACGGCGTGGTCGGGCCTTACGGCGGCATCAAGTACATCGATCCGCTCTCCAAGGCGCAATGGTCGTCGGAATCCCTGGCCGGCAGCGGCATTCGCTAA
- a CDS encoding DUF5064 family protein — MATFDPGHLHIERHALTKDDVNYNLHLDYEVFKDPKEGKGMQFTLHGSIQGKEMTETFFLPKDQAYNFARNVTKILEKHGIPKVHSSLGSNHKFYDLMFEDMREQLDMKSGDPVKPEHLE; from the coding sequence ATGGCAACGTTCGACCCCGGACATCTGCACATCGAGCGCCACGCGCTGACCAAGGACGATGTCAACTACAACCTGCACCTGGACTATGAAGTGTTCAAGGATCCCAAGGAAGGCAAAGGGATGCAGTTCACATTGCACGGTTCGATCCAGGGCAAGGAGATGACGGAAACGTTCTTCCTCCCCAAGGATCAAGCCTACAACTTCGCCAGGAATGTCACGAAAATTCTTGAAAAGCACGGTATCCCCAAAGTGCACAGCAGCCTTGGGTCAAATCACAAATTCTACGACTTGATGTTCGAAGACATGAGGGAGCAGCTGGATATGAAATCAGGCGACCCGGTCAAACCAGAACATCTGGAGTGA
- a CDS encoding fatty acid--CoA ligase: MMATKIIPPADGAYAYPLLIKQLLLSGVRYEPGREIVYADKLRYSYQTLNQRIRRLANALTAAGVKAGDTVALLDWDSHRYLECFFAVPMIGAVLHTVNIRLSPDQVLFTMNHAEDDLVLVHDDFLPLVEQIHGQLKTVKGYLQLTDDTAIQTSLPVLGEYENLLAGAADQYDFPDFDENSVATLFYTTGTTGDPKGVYFTHRQLVLHTLNAVGTLGVYQGLPLLRSDDVYMPITPMFHVHAWGVPYVATLMGIKQVYPGRYEPNSLVRLYREEKVTFSHCVPTILQMILNCEEAERTRFDGWKMLLGGSALTLGIASEASAKGIQVHSGYGMSETCPLLCLTYLRDEDLAQSTQAQLAIRIKTGTPVPMVDLKIIDASGNEVAHDGESLGEIVVRAPWLTQGYFKEPEKGAELWHNGWLHTGDLASIDPLGGVEIKDRIKDVIKTGGEWISSLELESLISEHVAVMSVAVVGIADEQWGERPMALVVCEPGQYLDRKILEAHLQGFVERGRINKWAIPKQFKFVAEIPKTSVGKINKKLIRESELG, translated from the coding sequence ATGATGGCGACAAAAATAATTCCGCCCGCCGACGGCGCCTATGCCTACCCCTTGCTGATCAAGCAATTGCTGCTGTCCGGCGTGCGCTACGAGCCGGGTCGGGAAATCGTGTATGCCGACAAACTGCGCTACAGCTACCAGACCCTCAACCAGCGGATCCGTCGGCTGGCCAACGCCTTGACCGCTGCCGGCGTCAAGGCCGGGGACACGGTGGCCCTGCTCGACTGGGACAGCCACCGCTACCTGGAATGCTTCTTTGCGGTACCGATGATCGGTGCGGTGCTGCATACCGTGAACATCCGTCTTTCGCCGGATCAGGTGCTGTTCACCATGAACCATGCCGAGGATGACCTGGTGCTGGTGCATGACGACTTCCTGCCTCTGGTAGAACAGATTCACGGGCAGCTCAAAACCGTCAAAGGCTACCTGCAGTTGACGGACGACACCGCCATCCAGACGTCGCTACCGGTGCTGGGGGAATATGAAAACCTGTTGGCCGGGGCGGCTGACCAGTACGACTTTCCCGATTTCGATGAAAACTCCGTGGCGACCCTGTTCTACACCACGGGCACCACTGGCGACCCCAAAGGCGTGTATTTCACCCACCGCCAACTGGTGTTGCACACCTTGAATGCCGTCGGCACGTTGGGCGTCTATCAGGGGTTGCCGCTGCTGCGCTCCGATGATGTCTACATGCCGATCACGCCGATGTTTCACGTGCATGCCTGGGGTGTGCCGTATGTCGCTACCCTGATGGGGATCAAGCAGGTCTACCCCGGTCGCTACGAGCCCAACAGTCTGGTCAGGCTGTATCGAGAGGAGAAAGTCACGTTCTCCCACTGTGTACCGACCATTTTGCAAATGATCCTGAACTGCGAAGAAGCTGAACGAACTCGATTCGATGGCTGGAAAATGCTCCTGGGCGGCAGCGCGCTGACATTAGGTATTGCCAGCGAAGCGAGTGCCAAAGGCATTCAGGTGCACAGCGGCTACGGCATGTCGGAAACCTGTCCGTTGCTGTGCCTGACTTACCTGCGTGACGAAGACCTCGCTCAATCCACACAAGCCCAACTGGCTATCCGCATCAAGACGGGCACACCTGTGCCGATGGTCGACCTGAAAATCATCGACGCCAGTGGCAATGAGGTTGCCCATGACGGCGAGTCTTTGGGCGAGATCGTGGTGCGCGCACCCTGGCTGACCCAAGGCTATTTCAAGGAGCCGGAAAAGGGCGCCGAGTTGTGGCACAACGGCTGGCTGCACACCGGTGACCTGGCCTCTATCGACCCGCTGGGAGGAGTGGAAATCAAGGATCGCATCAAGGATGTGATCAAGACGGGCGGGGAGTGGATCAGTTCTCTTGAGCTGGAGAGCCTGATCAGCGAACACGTGGCCGTCATGTCGGTCGCGGTGGTAGGCATCGCCGATGAGCAATGGGGCGAACGGCCGATGGCGCTGGTGGTGTGCGAGCCCGGGCAGTACCTGGACCGCAAGATCCTGGAGGCGCACCTTCAAGGGTTTGTCGAGCGTGGTCGCATCAACAAGTGGGCGATTCCCAAGCAGTTCAAGTTCGTTGCCGAGATCCCTAAAACCAGCGTCGGGAAGATTAACAAGAAGCTCATCCGGGAAAGTGAATTGGGCTGA
- a CDS encoding ornithine carbamoyltransferase, whose product MAFNIHNRNLLSLEHHTPRELRYLLDLSRDLKRAKYTGTEQQHLKGNNIALIFEKTSTRTRCAFEVAAYDQGANVTYIDPNSSQIGHKESMKDTARVLGRMYDAIEYRGFKQEIVEELAKFAGVPVFNGLTDEYHPTQMIADVLTMRENADKPIHEISYAYLGDARNNMGNSLLLIGAKLGMDVRICAPKALWPADDLVARCKKYAEESGARITLTEDPKAAVKGVDFIHTDVWVSMGEPVEAWAERIKQLLPYQVNAELMKATGNPRTKFMHCLPAFHNCDTKIGKQIAEQYPHLSNGIEVTDDVFESPACIAFEQAENRMHTIKAILVSTLADL is encoded by the coding sequence ATGGCCTTTAATATTCACAACCGTAATTTGCTGAGCCTGGAGCACCACACGCCTCGCGAATTACGCTATCTGCTGGACTTGTCTCGCGACCTCAAGCGCGCCAAGTACACCGGCACCGAGCAGCAACACCTCAAAGGCAACAACATCGCGTTGATCTTCGAAAAAACCTCGACCCGGACCCGTTGCGCCTTCGAAGTGGCAGCCTATGACCAAGGCGCCAATGTCACCTACATCGACCCGAACTCTTCGCAAATCGGCCACAAGGAAAGCATGAAGGACACCGCCCGCGTATTGGGTCGCATGTATGACGCCATCGAATACCGTGGCTTCAAGCAGGAAATCGTCGAAGAACTGGCCAAGTTCGCCGGTGTGCCAGTGTTCAACGGTCTGACCGATGAGTACCACCCGACGCAAATGATTGCCGACGTGCTGACCATGCGTGAAAACGCCGACAAGCCGATTCATGAGATCAGTTACGCCTATTTGGGCGACGCCCGTAACAACATGGGCAACTCGCTGCTGCTGATCGGCGCCAAGCTCGGCATGGACGTGCGCATTTGCGCGCCGAAAGCCCTGTGGCCGGCGGACGATCTGGTCGCTCGCTGCAAAAAATACGCAGAGGAAAGCGGCGCTCGCATCACCCTGACCGAAGACCCTAAAGCCGCCGTCAAAGGCGTGGACTTCATTCACACCGATGTCTGGGTATCGATGGGTGAACCGGTTGAAGCCTGGGCCGAACGCATCAAACAACTGCTGCCATACCAGGTCAATGCGGAATTGATGAAAGCCACCGGCAATCCGCGCACCAAGTTCATGCACTGTCTGCCGGCGTTCCACAACTGCGACACCAAGATCGGCAAACAGATCGCCGAACAATACCCGCACCTTAGCAACGGTATTGAAGTCACCGACGATGTGTTCGAGTCGCCAGCCTGCATTGCCTTCGAGCAAGCGGAAAACCGCATGCACACCATCAAGGCGATTCTGGTGTCGACCCTGGCTGACCTGTAA
- a CDS encoding acyl-CoA dehydrogenase C-terminal domain-containing protein, which produces MSDYKAPLRDMRFVLNEVFKVSSLWARLPGLAEVIDEETAAAILEEAGKISGEVIAPLNRSSDEQGCTWSNGAVTAPDGFVAAYQAFAEGGWVGVGGDPQFGGMGMPKAISAQVEEMVNSASLSFGLYPMLTAGACLSINAHASEALKERYLPNMYAGTWTGSMCLTEAHAGTDLGLIRTRAEPQADGSFKISGSKIFITGGEHDLTENIIHLVLARLPDAPAGPKGISLFLVPKVLVNDDGSLGERNSLSCGSIEHKMGIKASATCVMNFDGATGWIIDAPNKGLAAMFTMMNYERLGVGIQGLALGERSYQNAVEYARDRLQSRSPTGAQNKDKAADPIIVHPDVRRMLLTMKALNEGGRAFSSYVALQLDTAKYSDDATTRKRAEDLVSLLTPVAKAFLTDMGLETTVHGQQVFGGHGYIREWGQEQLVRDVRITQIYEGTNGIQSLDLAGRKIVGSGGALYRLFASEIRTYTANACADLREFTQPLNAAVDTLDELTTWLLDRAQGNPNEIGAASVEYLHVFGYTAYAYMWARMAKAAMSTHSKDDFYASKLATARFYFARLLPRIHSLSASAKAGSECLYQLDAAQF; this is translated from the coding sequence ATGTCTGATTACAAAGCTCCTTTGCGCGATATGCGCTTCGTACTCAACGAAGTCTTCAAGGTGTCCAGCTTATGGGCCCGGTTGCCTGGCCTGGCCGAGGTGATCGATGAAGAAACAGCCGCTGCAATCCTTGAAGAGGCCGGCAAAATCAGTGGCGAAGTCATCGCGCCACTGAACCGCAGCAGCGACGAGCAGGGCTGCACCTGGAGCAATGGCGCAGTCACGGCGCCAGATGGTTTTGTTGCGGCCTACCAGGCATTCGCCGAAGGCGGTTGGGTGGGTGTGGGCGGCGATCCACAGTTCGGTGGCATGGGCATGCCCAAGGCGATTTCGGCTCAGGTCGAAGAGATGGTCAACTCGGCAAGCCTGTCGTTCGGCCTCTACCCGATGCTGACCGCCGGTGCGTGCCTGTCGATCAATGCCCATGCCAGTGAAGCGCTCAAGGAACGCTATCTGCCAAACATGTACGCCGGCACCTGGACCGGTTCCATGTGCCTGACCGAGGCGCATGCCGGCACGGACCTTGGCCTGATTCGCACCCGTGCCGAACCTCAGGCCGACGGCAGTTTCAAGATCAGTGGCAGCAAGATTTTCATCACTGGCGGCGAGCACGACCTGACTGAAAACATCATTCATCTGGTACTGGCGCGGTTGCCTGATGCACCCGCCGGCCCCAAAGGCATTTCCCTGTTTCTGGTGCCCAAGGTGCTGGTCAATGACGATGGCTCGCTGGGCGAGCGCAACTCGCTGTCCTGCGGTTCCATCGAGCACAAGATGGGCATCAAGGCTTCGGCCACCTGCGTGATGAACTTTGACGGGGCGACCGGCTGGATTATCGATGCGCCGAACAAGGGCCTGGCGGCCATGTTCACCATGATGAATTACGAGCGTCTGGGCGTGGGTATCCAGGGTCTGGCGTTGGGTGAGCGTTCGTACCAGAACGCCGTCGAATACGCCCGTGACCGCCTGCAAAGCCGTTCGCCGACCGGTGCGCAGAACAAGGACAAGGCCGCCGATCCGATCATCGTGCACCCGGACGTACGGCGCATGTTGTTGACCATGAAAGCGTTGAACGAAGGCGGGCGGGCGTTCTCCAGCTACGTGGCGCTGCAACTGGACACTGCCAAGTACAGCGATGACGCCACCACCCGCAAGCGCGCGGAAGATTTGGTGTCGCTGCTGACCCCGGTGGCCAAGGCGTTCCTCACCGACATGGGGCTGGAAACCACGGTGCACGGCCAGCAGGTCTTCGGCGGCCATGGTTACATCCGCGAATGGGGCCAGGAACAACTGGTTCGCGATGTGCGCATCACCCAGATCTACGAAGGCACCAACGGTATCCAGTCACTGGACCTGGCCGGGCGCAAAATCGTCGGCAGTGGCGGGGCGCTGTACCGGCTGTTCGCTTCGGAAATCCGCACCTATACCGCCAATGCCTGCGCTGACCTCAGAGAGTTCACCCAACCGTTGAACGCCGCCGTCGACACCCTCGACGAACTGACCACATGGCTGCTGGACCGGGCCCAGGGCAACCCGAATGAAATCGGCGCGGCCTCGGTCGAGTACCTGCACGTGTTCGGCTACACCGCGTACGCCTACATGTGGGCGCGAATGGCCAAGGCGGCCATGAGCACGCATTCAAAAGACGATTTCTACGCCAGCAAACTGGCCACCGCGCGCTTCTACTTCGCCCGTCTGCTGCCACGCATCCACTCGTTGAGTGCATCGGCCAAGGCGGGCAGCGAATGCCTCTATCAATTGGACGCAGCGCAGTTCTGA